Proteins encoded together in one Balearica regulorum gibbericeps isolate bBalReg1 chromosome 3, bBalReg1.pri, whole genome shotgun sequence window:
- the GPR6 gene encoding G-protein coupled receptor 6, which translates to MRAPPPRRPAAPAHRLCPRTAAPARAAMEPAAALNESGAAAPRLPAGGGNASLELSSRPPAPAALNPWDVMLCVSGTAIACENALVVAIICYSPALRTPMFVLVGSLATADLLAGLGLILNFVFQYVIRSETVSLLTVGFLVASFAASVSSLLAITVDRYLSLYNALTYYSERTVLCIHTMLAGAWGVSLCLGLLPVLGWNCLHDRAACSVVRPLTKSNVTLLSASFFLVFLIMLHLYIEICKIVCRHAHQIALQQHFLTASHYVATKKGVSTLAIILGTFGASWLPFAIYCVVGDPDYPSVYTYATLLPATYNSMINPIIYAYRNQEIQRSMWVLFCGCFQAKVSFRSRSPSDV; encoded by the coding sequence atgcgcgccccgccgccccgccgccccgccgcccccgctcACCGCCTCTGCCCCCGCACAGCCGCGCCGGCCCGGGCGGCGATGGAGCCAGCGGCGGCCCTGAACGAGAGCGGAGCGGCCGCCCCCCGGCTGCCGGCCGGCGGCGGCAACGCCTCGCTGGAGCTGTCGTCGCGgccccccgcgcccgccgccctCAACCCCTGGGACGTGATGCTCTGCGTCTCCGGCACCGCCATCGCCTGCGAGAACGCCCTGGTGGTGGCCATCATCTGCTACTCGCCCGCCCTGCGCACCCCCATGTTCGTGCTGGTGGGCAGCCTGGCCACGGCTGACCTCCTGGCCGGCCTCGGCCTCATCCTCAACTTCGTTTTCCAGTACGTGATCCGCTCCGAGACGGTCAGCCTGCTGACGGTGGGCTTCCTCGTCGCCTCCTTCGCCGCCTCCGTGAGTAGCTTGCTGGCCATCACGGTCGATCGCTACCTCTCCCTCTACAACGCCCTCACCTACTACTCGGAGAGGACGGTGCTCTGCATCCACACCATGCTGGCGGGCGCCTGGGGGGTCTccctctgcctggggctgctgcccgTCCTGGGCTGGAACTGCCTCCACGACCGCGCAGCCTGCAGCGTCGTCAGGCCCTTGACCAAGAGCAACGTGACGCTGCTGTCCGCCTCTTTCTTCCTCGTTTTCCTCATCATGCTCCATCTCTACATCGAGATCTGCAAGATCGTTTGCAGGCATGCCCACCAGATAGCCCTCCAGCAGCACTTTCTGACTGCTTCACACTATGTCGCCACCAAAAAAGGAGTCTCTACCCTCGCTATAATCCTCGGGACTTTCGGAGCCAGCTGGCTGCCTTTTGCCATCTACTGTGTAGTGGGGGATCCTGACTACCCTTCCGTGTACACGTACGCCACGCTTCTACCCGCTACTTACAACTCCATGATCAACCCCATCATTTACGCCTACAGGAACCAGGAAATCCAGAGGTCCATGTGGGTGCTCTTCTGCGGCTGCTTTCAGGCTAAAGTGTCCTTTCGCTCCCGGTCCCCCAGCGATGTCTGA